The Methanoculleus taiwanensis nucleotide sequence TAATGTTTGTTCCGACTAAGTGTTTCTTCACGAAAGGTGTAGGCGTTCATAAAGATAAACTGGCATCATTTGAACTCGCGCTCCGACAGGCGGGCATCGAGAAGTACAATTTGGTATATGTCTCCAGCATCTTCCCACCGAACTGCAGACTGATTGACCGGGAGGATGGACTGCGGGAGCTACATCCTGGCTCCATCGTCTACGTCGTGATGGCACGAAGCGAGACGAACGAACCAAACCGGCTGATCTCGGCCGCTATCGGGCATGCCATGCCGAAGGAGAGCAATGAATATGGCTACCTCTCCGAACACCATGCTTACGGCGAGACATCTGAGATCAGCGGCGAGTACGCAGAGGATCTCGCGGCGACCATGCTCGCGACGACGCTCGGAATAGAGTTCGACCCTGACCGGGCGTGGCAGGAGCGGGAACAGATCTATAAAGCCAGTGGTAAGATCATTTACACGACCC carries:
- a CDS encoding pyruvoyl-dependent arginine decarboxylase; protein product: MFVPTKCFFTKGVGVHKDKLASFELALRQAGIEKYNLVYVSSIFPPNCRLIDREDGLRELHPGSIVYVVMARSETNEPNRLISAAIGHAMPKESNEYGYLSEHHAYGETSEISGEYAEDLAATMLATTLGIEFDPDRAWQEREQIYKASGKIIYTTHNCQAAEGDMDGKWTTVISAAVFV